The following coding sequences are from one Nicotiana tomentosiformis chromosome 3, ASM39032v3, whole genome shotgun sequence window:
- the LOC138908420 gene encoding uncharacterized protein, with product MDVLSRHIQGEVPWWMLFVDDIVLINETQSGVNARLEVWRQTLESKGFKLSRTKTEYLECKFSDGTHDADVEVKLDAQVIPKRASIKYLGSIIQGNGEIDEDVAHRIGAGWMKWRLTSGILCDKNMPPRLKGKFYRVVVRPAMLYGA from the coding sequence ATGGATGTACTGTCGCGACACATCCAAGGGGAAGTGCCTTGGTGGATGCTATTTGTCGATGATATAGTTTTGATTAACGAGACCCAAAGTGGAGTTAACgcgaggttggaggtttggagacagaccttggagtctaaaggtttcaaactgagtagaaccaagacagaatacttggagtgcaaattCAGTGATGGGACCCATGATGCAGACGTCGAGGTTAAGCTTGATGCTCAAGTTATCCCCAAGAGAGCGAGTATTAAGTATCTCGGGTCTATTATCCAGGGTAACGGGGAGATTGACGAAGATGTCGCACATCGCATCGGAgcgggatggatgaagtggaggctcacTTCCGGTATTTTATGTGATAAGAATATGCCGCcaagacttaagggtaagttttatcGAGTAGTGGTTCGACcagctatgttgtatggggcttaG